The following coding sequences lie in one Hyphobacterium sp. CCMP332 genomic window:
- a CDS encoding DUF58 domain-containing protein has protein sequence MRPTARLLWLSLGALLLTGLLLPISTGNATLLALPWTALGLVILFDLLTSFRLRPKFGISGPLQLFCNETARYELVFRRPLPADFRLRFDWPDGLDGPGEYQDPDAERTLTFEVRATSRGSWLFSDIWMSWPSRLGLFEFVPKARMPQPIAVMPDIRPVLNGEIDLQVRTSLMGQKNTFNEGEGSEFHQLRDYVPGESLRRIDWKRSARQRRMLSKETRAERNHSVIIALDNGYLMREEILGLPKIDHAINAALATAWAAAAGGDQVGLYTYDSRPRVWLPPAPGRQAFPKMRRTLADLAYESRESNHTLALATLKGQLKRRSLVIVFSDFVDTTTAELMLEQVGHLAREHLVIFIALRDPETEALVSDPVTSIEQAAASVAAADFVRERRIVFERLNRLGVMCLDVEPDKLTPRLVSTYLDLKAREVA, from the coding sequence GTGCGTCCAACCGCTCGTCTTCTGTGGCTGTCGCTGGGCGCCTTGCTGTTGACCGGGCTGTTGCTACCGATCTCGACCGGTAACGCCACGCTTCTGGCTTTGCCGTGGACGGCGCTGGGGCTTGTGATCCTGTTCGACCTGCTCACCAGTTTCCGGCTCCGCCCGAAGTTCGGAATATCGGGACCTTTACAGCTTTTCTGCAATGAGACGGCGCGGTATGAACTGGTGTTCCGGCGCCCGTTGCCGGCTGATTTTCGTCTCCGTTTTGACTGGCCGGACGGTCTGGACGGCCCCGGCGAATATCAGGACCCGGATGCCGAACGGACCCTGACATTCGAAGTCCGCGCCACGAGCCGCGGGAGCTGGTTGTTCAGCGATATCTGGATGAGCTGGCCCAGCCGGTTGGGCCTCTTTGAATTTGTCCCGAAGGCGCGCATGCCGCAGCCGATCGCGGTGATGCCGGACATTCGTCCTGTGCTGAATGGTGAAATTGATCTTCAGGTTCGCACCAGCCTGATGGGGCAAAAAAACACCTTCAATGAAGGTGAGGGGTCCGAATTTCACCAATTGCGCGACTATGTGCCGGGCGAAAGCCTGCGCCGGATTGACTGGAAGCGCTCGGCCCGGCAGCGCCGTATGCTCTCCAAGGAGACGCGGGCGGAGCGCAATCACTCGGTCATCATCGCGCTGGATAACGGGTATCTGATGCGCGAGGAAATTCTCGGCCTGCCGAAGATTGACCATGCGATCAATGCGGCGCTGGCAACCGCCTGGGCGGCGGCGGCCGGCGGGGATCAGGTCGGGCTCTATACCTATGATTCGCGGCCGCGGGTCTGGCTTCCGCCCGCGCCAGGCCGGCAGGCTTTTCCGAAAATGCGCCGGACCCTGGCCGACCTCGCCTATGAGAGCCGCGAAAGCAATCACACCCTCGCCCTTGCTACGTTGAAAGGCCAGCTGAAGCGCCGCAGCCTGGTGATCGTCTTCTCCGATTTCGTGGATACCACGACGGCGGAATTGATGCTGGAGCAGGTCGGTCATCTGGCGCGTGAACATCTGGTGATTTTCATTGCCCTGCGCGATCCGGAGACAGAGGCGCTGGTCAGCGATCCCGTGACCTCGATCGAGCAGGCCGCCGCGAGTGTCGCCGCAGCGGATTTCGTGCGCGAGCGCCGGATTGTGTTTGAACGTCTGAACCGTCTGGGTGTGATGTGCCTGGATGTGGAGCCGGACAAGCTGACCCCGCGTCTGGTGTCG